In a genomic window of Punica granatum isolate Tunisia-2019 chromosome 6, ASM765513v2, whole genome shotgun sequence:
- the LOC116212204 gene encoding uncharacterized protein LOC116212204, whose product MAPKDGEAIPRSSTGHCEVVTRVPETENHVQAVLCTSPPYWSLLGYEETNTVKASPDIWGKFIKKNENYETFRSKGCKHYKLLCELFSSSTATCAFRISSTDPPRTAKRCGKQQVNLEEWSDESDDPWSDESDDPVHVVEEPIISESRRGVHERQSSRSSQLQECMELFKASFESRSESVSNKERHSIEAAMADLNELKSTVSMKEYLAGSLALKEETMRQVFMCYPEDARRAWLQTLIPN is encoded by the exons ATGGCTCCTAAGG ATGGAGAGGCAATTCCCCGGAGTTCAACTGGGCATTGTGAAGTTGTCACAAGAGTGCCAGAGACTGAAAACCACGTACAAGCTGTTTTATGCACTAGTCCACCATACTGGAGTCTGTTGGGATATGAGGAAACAAACACTGTCAAAGCGAGTCCCGATATCTGGGGTAAATTTATCAAG AAGAACGAGAACTACGAGACCTTTCGAAGCAAGGGCTGCAAACACTACAAACTGTTGTGTGAACTTTTCAGTTCGTCCACTGCTACCTGTGCTTTTCGGATCTCCTCTACCGATCCACCAAGGACAGCCAAGCGCTGTGGGAAACAACAGGTCAACCTGGAAGAATGGTCCGATGAGAGTGATGACCCATGGTCCGATGAGAGTGACGACCCAGTCCATGTTGTTGAAGAGCCGATCATATCTGAGTCACGGCGTGGAGTGCATGAAAGGCAGTCGTCCAGAAGCTCACAGCTACAGGAGTGTATGGAGTTGTTCAAAGCCAGTTTCGAATCAAGGAGCGAGTCGGTTTCCAACAAAGAGAGACATAGCATCGAGGCAGCAATGGCGGATTTGAATGAATTGAAATCGACAGTCTCAATGAAGGAGTACCTCGCAGGCAGTTTAGCTCTCAAGGAGGAGACAATGAGGCAGGTGTTCATGTGCTACCCGGAGGACGCACGAAGGGCATGGCTTCAGACCCTTATTCCCAACTGA